Within Runella rosea, the genomic segment AATCTGCGGGTTAACCTTGAAAAAAGCGCGTATGTAGCAACCAATACCTTCAAAGAGCGACTTTTTGGTTCGGCGCACCCCTATGGAAGAATGCAAAAAGAAGAGCGAATCACGGCGCTGCTGACGTCTGATTTGGAAAATTTTTATCACCAACGCATCAAAGCCCGGCCGTTTCGCGTATTCTTATCAGGGCAGGTTGGTGAGGCAGAAATTGCGCTTGTGAATCGGTTTTTAGGACAACATTCTGTTTTCGAGCCACTTCTCTCGACTATAACGTCAGAGATTGTTCCCCAAACGGAGCCGTATTGGTTGGAAAAAGAGGATTCAGTTCAATCATCGGTGCGGGTAGGACGCAGACTTTTTAAGCGTCAGCATCCTGATTTTTATCGGATGGTGATGGCCAATGAGGTGTTAGGAGGCTATTTTGGTTCGCGGTTAATGAAGAATATCCGGGAAGAAAAGGGCTTTACGTACGGAATTTCGGCGAGCGTTGTGCCAATGCGTCAGGAGGGATACTGGGTAATCGGGACCGACGTGAAGAAAGAATTTGCGCAGGCCACGTTAGATGAAATTCAAAAAGAGATTGGCATCATGCAAAATGAGCTTGTTCCTGCCGAAGAGCTTGAAGTGGTTAAAAATTATTTGGCAGGGGAGTTTGCCGGTTCGTTAAATACCCCTTTCGAAATCGCTGACCGGGTGCGGCTTATGGTGTTGGAAGGCTTGGATGTCGATTTTTATTCCAACTATATCCAACGTTTACGCGTCGTAACAGCAGAAGAAATCCAATCAATGGCGCAGCAATACTGGAAATGGGAAGAGTTGCAACGCGTTATTATTGGGTAGTTCTTCTCAAAAATTAAACTGAATAACTAATAAATCGTGCAAAAGCACTTCAAACGAATGAAGCAATTAGTAGTGGCGGTTTTGGCCGCATTGACTATGGTGTCTTGCCAGAAAATTCTGGAAAATGAGGCTGAAAAGAATTATGAATTGAACGAAAAAGAGATTCAAAGCTATATCAGCGCCAATAATCTTACGATGGAAAAAAGTGCTACGGGGCTTTATTATAAGTTTACGGCTACTAATCCTACGGGACTGAAACCCAACGTCGGCGATCAAGTCTCGATTCATTATACCTTGTTTAAGTTGAATGGGGTTGGTGCCAAAATTGACAGTACCGAACGCCTCAAAGACAAGCCTTTTACGTACGTTTATGGCGTGAATTCGCTCATTCCAGGTATGGATGAAGCCCTCTCCATCATGCGCACAGGAGACCGGGCTTTGTTACTCATGAATCACTTTTTGGCTTTTGGAGCACAGTCAGACGATATTCTACCTGCTTATTCAGCGCTAGGTGCTGATGTAGAACTGGTGAAAGTACGTAATGAAAATCAGCAGATTGACGACTATATAAAGGAGAAAAAACTGACCGTGACAGAAGTAACTTCTACGGGGTTACGTTTTATTCAGGCCACCACCACCACCGACGCCAAAGTAGCTCCAGGCGATGTAGTTCGGGTGAAATATACAGGTAAGTTATTGAGTGATAAGCAATTTGATTCGGGCGAAATTCAGGTACGCCTTGGTAGTGGCGGCGTGATAAAAGGTTTTGAGGAAGGAATCAGTAAGTTGCGCTATAACGAAAAAGCGACTTTAATTTTCCCTTCTTCACTCGGCTATGGCGTGCAGGGTTCGGGCAATGTTATCATGCCTTACTCACCGTTATTGTTTGAAATAGAAGTGTTGAAGTAAGACCGCAACCTGATCTTTAATAGTATGTGTAGAGCCGCAATTCATTGCGGCTCTACTTTTTTAAAACCTTTTCAGTGCCAATTCGGCTACCGTTAGGCCAATAGAAAGCGAGGAAGTAGCCGCTGGCGACGGGGCGTTGCATACATTGATGGCATTGGGCCGCTCAATAATGCTGAAATCATCCAACAGGCCACCATTGCGGTCGCAAGCCTGAGCGCGTACACCCGCGCCACCGGGAATCAGGTCAGATTCTTGAATTTCGGGGATAAGTTCTTGCAGGGCTTTGGTAAACGCCGACTTTGAAAACGAACGATACATTTCACCGAGTCCGGTTTGCCAGTATTTGGCGGCTACTTTCTGGAATCCGGGCCAAGTCAGGGTTTTCCACAATTCGCGGGCGTGAATATCCAGTTTTTTATATCCTTCGCGTCGGAAAGCCAACACTGCATTGGGGCCGGCCTCTACGCCACCGCCAATCATGCGCGTAAAATGGACGCCCAAAAAAGGAAAATTTGGGTCTGGAACGGGATAAATCAGGTTTTTAACCAAGTATTGTTTTTCGGGTTTGATTTCGAAATATTCACCTCTGAACGGAATAATGCGTAAATCAATCGGTGTTTGTTGCGTAAACTGAGCCACCTTATCGGAATACAGTCCAGCGCAGTTGATGACCAATTTGGTTTCATAAAAATTTTGGGCCGTAATCACCATCGAGAGGTGGTCGCTTTGACGAATCTCAATCACACGCTGGCCAAAGTTGATTTGTCCGCCTAATTTCTGGAAGTTTTCGGCGTATTTTTCACAGACTACTTTGTAGTTGATGATGCCCGTTTGCGGCACAAAAAAACCTTTGATTCCTTTTACGTGCGGCTCATATTCGCGCAAACCCGCTGCGTCAAGCATTTTAAAACCTGTCAGGCCGTTTTGGGCACCGCGCTCGTACAGCCCGTCCAAAATAGACACTTGTTCGGGGCGAGTCGCGACCACGATTTTGCCACAAAGGTCGTAGGGGATACCTTCTTTTTCGGCAAAATCCACCAGCATTTTGTAGCCTTTGATGCAGTTGATGGCTTTCAAGCTGCCGGGTTTGTAATAGAGGCCCGAGTGAATCACACCGCTATTGTGTCCTGTTTGGTGAACGGCCACTTCGTGTTCTTTTTCAATGACCAGAACCTTTAAGTGCGGACTTTGTTCTTTTATTTTTAAGGCGGTGGCAAGACCCACAATTCCTCCCCCTATGACGGTGATGTCGTATATTTTGTTCAAGGTCGTTTTGCGTTTTATATGGTGCAAAGTTAGGGTAAACTCCTTAATTTTGACACATGAAGAAAACCTTAATCGAGCTCTATACTGCTTTTTTTGCCTTCAAAGACTACGTATTCAGAGAATGGATTATGTATATTCCGTTTTATACCATACGACGATTTTTCATTAAGCAAACCGTTAGGCGGTTGGGTAAAGGCGGGTTTGTGATGATGAAAGCGGAGTTTCGCGATGGCAAAAATATCGAAATCGGTGATTATTGTTTTATCAATAAATACAGCCTTTTGGACGGCCGTGGGGGCAAACTTGTTGTTGGAAACAACGTCGACATTGCCCAAGAAGTAAATATCTGGACGCTCTCCCACGACCCGCATGATGACTTTCACGGCGTGGTGGGAAAAGATGTTTTCATCGAAGATTATGTTTGGATTGCCTCACGTGCTACCATCATGCCGGGCGTTCGTATTGGGCGCGGGGCCGTAGTGGCGGCGGGTAGTATCGTGACCAAAGATGTACCTCCGATGGCCATTGTGGCGGGTAGTCCCGCCAAAGTCGTGGGCCAGAGAAAGAGTGAATTAAAATATCGGTTGGATTGGCAACCTTGGTTTAAGTAAAAAGATGGGGCTGCTCACACACATGCAATGATTTCACCGCCAGTGTATTCCAGTTTTACGTCCGATTTTTGCAACAACTCAAAATATTCTTCGACCGTTACAAGGGTTTTTGTCGCCATAGTAGTTTGCTTTCTTCAGAATTAAAGAAAAATCGAAGGGAATAAAACCACGTCTTGTGGATTTTACTCGATCCCTCTGAACAACCGATTCCAGCGAATTTTATTCAAAATGGACTTAGGATTCGGGTCGATAGACATCCATGTAAAGAGCGCTTTTCCTACCACATGGTCGGCAGGAACAAACCCCCAAAAGCGTGAATCAGCCGACTCATAGCGGTTGTCGCCCATCATAAAATAATAGTCTTGTTGGAAGGTATAGCTCGTCAGAAGCTTGCCGTCAATGCTAATTTTACCCTCCTTTACCACTACTTTATCAGGGTCATTGTGGTCGAAAAATTTAATGGCGTTGGCGTATTTTGCTACGTTGGCGGAGTCCAACTGAATCGTCCATCCTTTCTTAGGCACTTGAATCGGTCCCCAAAACTCCTGATTTTGAGGAATAGCCTTTGGAAAAATACCCGCCTCGGCGGTGTTGGAAGCATACTGACTGATGTGCGTAATACTGCGAACGAACGAATGTTTTTTCAGGTTGTCAACAATTTGGGGAGTTGTTCGAATCTGATAAACAAATGTATTCGGCTTGGCAGAGTCAGCGGGATAATTTCCGTAATCCTGAATGTCTTCATTTTCAAAAAAACGGTCGTCCAATAAATCGCCAGATTCCAAACGGTAGTAAAAGACCGCCGTGGGAGGCACGGCGGCGGGTTGGCCGTTGATGTATACCACGGCCTTTTTTATTTCAATTACATCGCCGCTGACAGCCACGCA encodes:
- a CDS encoding M16 family metallopeptidase; this translates as MQLDRTLAPDFRTIETVQFPTPQSVVLDNGQPLYVINVGEQPVVRLEVLFEAGTWHEQVEGASFFTVKMLSEGTKNHTSAQISGHFDQIGAFLELSHTPDRANVMVYGLTKHLETILEMVSEMLHEATFPEKEFNDIRNITLQNLRVNLEKSAYVATNTFKERLFGSAHPYGRMQKEERITALLTSDLENFYHQRIKARPFRVFLSGQVGEAEIALVNRFLGQHSVFEPLLSTITSEIVPQTEPYWLEKEDSVQSSVRVGRRLFKRQHPDFYRMVMANEVLGGYFGSRLMKNIREEKGFTYGISASVVPMRQEGYWVIGTDVKKEFAQATLDEIQKEIGIMQNELVPAEELEVVKNYLAGEFAGSLNTPFEIADRVRLMVLEGLDVDFYSNYIQRLRVVTAEEIQSMAQQYWKWEELQRVIIG
- a CDS encoding acyltransferase, which encodes MKKTLIELYTAFFAFKDYVFREWIMYIPFYTIRRFFIKQTVRRLGKGGFVMMKAEFRDGKNIEIGDYCFINKYSLLDGRGGKLVVGNNVDIAQEVNIWTLSHDPHDDFHGVVGKDVFIEDYVWIASRATIMPGVRIGRGAVVAAGSIVTKDVPPMAIVAGSPAKVVGQRKSELKYRLDWQPWFK
- a CDS encoding Uma2 family endonuclease, with the protein product MATKTLVTVEEYFELLQKSDVKLEYTGGEIIACV
- a CDS encoding FKBP-type peptidyl-prolyl cis-trans isomerase; this translates as MKQLVVAVLAALTMVSCQKILENEAEKNYELNEKEIQSYISANNLTMEKSATGLYYKFTATNPTGLKPNVGDQVSIHYTLFKLNGVGAKIDSTERLKDKPFTYVYGVNSLIPGMDEALSIMRTGDRALLLMNHFLAFGAQSDDILPAYSALGADVELVKVRNENQQIDDYIKEKKLTVTEVTSTGLRFIQATTTTDAKVAPGDVVRVKYTGKLLSDKQFDSGEIQVRLGSGGVIKGFEEGISKLRYNEKATLIFPSSLGYGVQGSGNVIMPYSPLLFEIEVLK
- the lepB gene encoding signal peptidase I — encoded protein: MIEVKAAESKSQKPKKSAFREWVDSIVFAVVAATFIRWLLFTPYVIPSSSMEKTILIGDFIFVSNLHYGARTPATPLQIPLTHQTIWGTKIPSFSTLIQLPVFRLPGFTDVKRNDVVVFNYPGDPDEPFEDVARGDGGYKHFPVDLRNNFIKRCVAVSGDVIEIKKAVVYINGQPAAVPPTAVFYYRLESGDLLDDRFFENEDIQDYGNYPADSAKPNTFVYQIRTTPQIVDNLKKHSFVRSITHISQYASNTAEAGIFPKAIPQNQEFWGPIQVPKKGWTIQLDSANVAKYANAIKFFDHNDPDKVVVKEGKISIDGKLLTSYTFQQDYYFMMGDNRYESADSRFWGFVPADHVVGKALFTWMSIDPNPKSILNKIRWNRLFRGIE
- the lhgO gene encoding L-2-hydroxyglutarate oxidase produces the protein MYDITVIGGGIVGLATALKIKEQSPHLKVLVIEKEHEVAVHQTGHNSGVIHSGLYYKPGSLKAINCIKGYKMLVDFAEKEGIPYDLCGKIVVATRPEQVSILDGLYERGAQNGLTGFKMLDAAGLREYEPHVKGIKGFFVPQTGIINYKVVCEKYAENFQKLGGQINFGQRVIEIRQSDHLSMVITAQNFYETKLVINCAGLYSDKVAQFTQQTPIDLRIIPFRGEYFEIKPEKQYLVKNLIYPVPDPNFPFLGVHFTRMIGGGVEAGPNAVLAFRREGYKKLDIHARELWKTLTWPGFQKVAAKYWQTGLGEMYRSFSKSAFTKALQELIPEIQESDLIPGGAGVRAQACDRNGGLLDDFSIIERPNAINVCNAPSPAATSSLSIGLTVAELALKRF